In a genomic window of Zingiber officinale cultivar Zhangliang chromosome 9B, Zo_v1.1, whole genome shotgun sequence:
- the LOC122023091 gene encoding uncharacterized protein LOC122023091 yields the protein MNPKHPTKITPFQLVYGGEAVVPVEVGVESDWVKLYDKGNGERRLMELYLVDEVRDKEVVWLMAYRQRMRQNYSRRMIPRSFQVGDLVWKKINPVGDVTNSRHHGWDLTRSYRNSTRGAYYLEDENGKRLE from the coding sequence ATGAATCCCAAACATCCGACCAAGATAACACCATTCCAGTTGGTGTACGGAGGAGAAGCAGTGGTTCCTGTAGAGGTTGGAGTAGAATCCGACTGGGTGAAACTCTACGACAAAGGAAATGGCGAGCGAAGGCTAATGGAGCTATACTTGGTGGATGAAGTGCGGGATAAAGAGGTCGTTTGGTTAATGGCTTACCGACAGCGAATGAGGCAGAACTATAGCAGGAGgatgatcccgaggtccttccaggttGGTGATCTAGTCTGGAAGAAAATCAACCCAGTCGGTGATGTCACCAATTCTAGGCAccatgggtgggaccttacaaGATCATACAGAAACTCCACTCGGGGGGCCTATTACTTGGaagatgaaaatggaaaacgaCTCGAGTAG